The Geoglobus acetivorans genome window below encodes:
- a CDS encoding anthranilate synthase component I has product MRVKHLEPVEPVKLYSVLREENYPFILESADRHSRRARYSYVSANPDFVVEVGERGTMVDGKLVSRERDPFRALKSFSLSVSGERFSGGFVGYISYDSVLQHIGEKVEKSSVFGHYGSFFAFDHLENRLYFFTDSDEKARWAEGVVRRAKRVVPELGDEKSEITGQDSGMEEFVEDVLRAKEHVFAGDVFQVVISREYLVDTDLSPFQAYLNMREVNPSPYMFCLEFDVALAGSSPETLASVENGYLKVNPIAGTARRGRDEKEDAKIVMRLLEDEKESAEHVMLVDLARNDVRKVCRAGSVEVVRFMEVLKYSHVMHIESEVRGRLKEGCDVFDAISACFPAGTLTGAPKLRAIEIINEIERSKRGVYGGAVGYFSKEADFAIAIRMAEFGKKVRVRAGAGIVADSVPEKEFFETERKMDAVLRALRVER; this is encoded by the coding sequence ATGCGTGTCAAGCACCTCGAGCCCGTAGAGCCAGTTAAGCTTTACAGCGTTTTGAGAGAGGAAAACTACCCGTTCATCCTCGAATCCGCAGACAGGCACAGCAGAAGGGCCCGATATTCCTACGTCTCTGCAAATCCAGATTTTGTGGTTGAGGTAGGCGAGAGGGGAACGATGGTGGACGGAAAGCTTGTTTCAAGGGAGAGAGACCCCTTCAGGGCCCTCAAGAGCTTCAGCCTTAGCGTGTCAGGAGAGCGCTTTTCCGGAGGGTTCGTTGGTTACATCTCATACGACAGCGTCCTTCAGCATATTGGTGAAAAGGTGGAGAAAAGCTCTGTTTTCGGGCACTACGGCTCGTTTTTTGCCTTCGATCACCTCGAAAACAGGCTGTACTTCTTCACCGACAGCGACGAGAAGGCCAGGTGGGCGGAGGGTGTCGTGAGAAGGGCAAAGAGAGTCGTGCCCGAACTTGGAGATGAGAAGTCCGAAATTACCGGACAGGATTCGGGGATGGAGGAGTTTGTCGAGGACGTTCTGAGGGCGAAGGAGCATGTCTTTGCTGGAGACGTCTTTCAGGTTGTCATTTCGAGGGAGTATCTTGTGGACACTGACCTGTCTCCCTTTCAGGCCTACCTGAACATGAGGGAGGTGAACCCCAGCCCCTACATGTTCTGCCTGGAATTTGACGTTGCGCTTGCAGGCTCTTCTCCGGAAACACTCGCGAGCGTGGAAAATGGCTACCTGAAAGTCAACCCGATAGCGGGAACCGCAAGGAGAGGTAGAGACGAGAAAGAGGATGCAAAAATTGTGATGAGGCTTCTGGAGGACGAGAAGGAGAGTGCCGAGCATGTGATGCTTGTGGATCTGGCAAGAAACGACGTCAGGAAGGTGTGCAGGGCGGGAAGTGTGGAGGTCGTCAGGTTCATGGAGGTGCTGAAGTACAGCCACGTGATGCACATCGAGAGCGAGGTTAGGGGGAGACTGAAGGAGGGCTGCGACGTGTTCGATGCAATCTCTGCATGCTTTCCGGCCGGAACGCTCACGGGAGCGCCGAAGCTCAGGGCGATCGAGATCATAAACGAGATCGAGCGATCCAAGAGAGGAGTTTACGGCGGGGCGGTGGGCTACTTCTCAAAGGAGGCAGACTTTGCAATAGCGATCAGGATGGCGGAATTTGGAAAAAAGGTCAGGGTCAGGGCTGGTGCAGGAATAGTGGCAGATTCCGTTCCTGAAAAGGAGTTCTTCGAGACTGAAAGAAAAATGGACGCGGTTTTAAGAGCTTTGAGGGTGGAAAGATGA
- the trpD gene encoding anthranilate phosphoribosyltransferase, with the protein MLEHVLSSRRMSFDEAYDVFSSLFEENPYRIAGFLSALEVRGYEAEELAGFAKAMVDHAVQLNLGEVTDVVGTGGDGMSTINVSTATAIILSLFTRVAKHGNRSVTSKSGSADFLEKVGVKIALDPGEARLMLEETNFTFLFAPLYHPALSRIMPVRKNLGIRTVFNILGPLANPARPERILLGVSDESLAEKIASALLMLGTERAAVVHGYPIDEVNPSGKTLVWEVEGDRMESYTITPEYFGIKRCRLVPCLSADESVERVRAVFSGKGLEEDRRFILLNASLALYLCGFDDFVEAREVAESVLDGNAMKKLEEIACVSSTSSP; encoded by the coding sequence ATGCTTGAGCATGTACTTTCATCCAGGAGAATGTCGTTCGATGAGGCATACGATGTGTTCTCATCCCTTTTTGAAGAAAATCCATACAGAATTGCCGGTTTTCTCTCAGCTCTCGAGGTGAGGGGGTATGAGGCGGAAGAGCTGGCAGGGTTCGCAAAGGCGATGGTTGACCACGCAGTCCAGCTGAACCTCGGTGAGGTGACGGACGTTGTAGGCACGGGTGGTGATGGAATGTCCACGATAAACGTGAGCACCGCAACGGCCATCATCCTCTCACTGTTCACAAGGGTGGCGAAGCATGGAAACAGATCCGTGACCTCGAAAAGCGGTTCAGCAGACTTTCTCGAAAAAGTCGGAGTCAAAATTGCGCTCGATCCGGGTGAGGCGAGGCTGATGCTCGAGGAGACGAACTTCACGTTCCTCTTCGCACCACTCTACCACCCCGCCCTGTCGAGGATAATGCCTGTCCGAAAGAATCTGGGAATAAGGACGGTGTTCAACATTCTCGGCCCTCTTGCGAATCCTGCGAGACCGGAGAGGATTCTGCTGGGCGTGAGTGATGAGAGCTTGGCGGAGAAGATCGCCAGCGCCCTTCTCATGCTTGGCACTGAGAGGGCAGCAGTCGTGCACGGCTATCCGATCGACGAGGTCAACCCGTCAGGCAAAACTCTCGTGTGGGAGGTTGAAGGTGACAGAATGGAGAGCTACACGATAACCCCCGAGTACTTTGGCATTAAGAGGTGCAGACTCGTCCCGTGCCTTTCTGCCGATGAGAGCGTGGAGAGAGTCAGGGCAGTCTTCTCGGGTAAGGGTCTGGAGGAGGACAGGAGGTTCATTCTGCTGAATGCATCTCTCGCACTCTACCTGTGCGGCTTTGACGACTTCGTTGAGGCAAGGGAGGTCGCAGAGAGCGTTCTCGATGGCAATGCTATGAAAAAACTGGAGGAAATTGCATGCGTGTCAAGCACCTCGAGCCCGTAG
- the trpC gene encoding indole-3-glycerol phosphate synthase TrpC, which yields MRKSLYKMIKLRKQEQFNAVIAEIKVHSPKHGDLLRGRSVLDILRTYEKCDVAGISYITEKKHFRGSFETFREICRNTDLPVLRKDFVTSVDEVERTAETEGSALLLIARILGDRTAELVDSCHDHGVEALVEVHSPYDADIALETSARLIGINNRDISRLELDDGGVEVTERIAPLLKTPALKVSESGISTLDHLTRALRHADAVLVGTAFMLADDMERRVREFVGGGGHA from the coding sequence ATGAGAAAAAGCCTGTATAAAATGATTAAGCTCAGAAAACAGGAGCAATTTAATGCGGTGATAGCCGAGATTAAAGTGCATTCTCCAAAGCACGGGGATTTGCTCAGGGGCAGGAGTGTTCTCGACATCCTGAGAACGTACGAGAAATGCGATGTCGCGGGGATATCGTACATCACCGAAAAAAAGCACTTCAGGGGAAGCTTTGAGACATTCAGGGAAATCTGCAGAAATACAGATCTGCCTGTTCTGAGGAAAGACTTCGTAACAAGCGTTGACGAAGTGGAGAGGACGGCTGAGACTGAAGGTTCCGCACTGTTGCTGATAGCCAGAATTCTCGGTGACAGGACTGCAGAACTCGTTGATTCATGCCACGACCACGGTGTTGAGGCTCTCGTTGAAGTGCACTCTCCGTATGATGCAGACATTGCCCTCGAAACCAGTGCCAGGCTGATTGGGATAAACAACAGGGACATCTCGAGGCTCGAGCTTGACGACGGGGGCGTGGAGGTTACCGAGAGAATTGCCCCCCTGCTGAAAACACCTGCTTTAAAGGTCAGCGAGAGCGGGATATCCACTCTAGACCACCTGACTCGCGCTCTGAGGCATGCGGATGCGGTTCTTGTAGGTACGGCATTCATGCTGGCTGACGATATGGAAAGGAGGGTCAGAGAGTTTGTGGGGGGTGGTGGCCATGCTTGA
- a CDS encoding [protein ADP-ribosylglutamate] hydrolase: protein MEPEIVLNLNGMDVMLVQGDITAYPAEAIVNAANKYLEHGGGVAYAIAKACAGNAAEYTEISKKAMREQTGRDYIDHGEVVVTPAMRLEERGIKYVIHTVGPICSGRWDESLKKKLYLAFEGPLRKAEEMGLSSIAFPAVSAGIYGCPLNRVVETFLETAKAFSAEATNLREIALVIYDEESARVAAEIFRAFF from the coding sequence ATGGAGCCCGAAATCGTCCTGAACCTCAACGGTATGGATGTAATGCTCGTTCAGGGAGACATAACAGCATATCCTGCCGAGGCCATTGTGAATGCAGCAAACAAGTATCTGGAGCATGGTGGTGGGGTTGCTTATGCCATTGCGAAGGCGTGTGCAGGAAACGCTGCTGAGTACACTGAGATTAGCAAAAAGGCGATGAGGGAGCAGACTGGCAGAGACTACATAGACCACGGCGAGGTTGTGGTAACTCCGGCAATGAGGCTTGAGGAGAGGGGGATAAAATACGTCATTCACACTGTTGGACCAATATGCAGCGGGAGGTGGGACGAGAGTCTGAAGAAAAAACTATACCTGGCGTTTGAAGGACCGTTGAGAAAGGCTGAGGAAATGGGGCTCTCGAGCATCGCCTTCCCTGCGGTGAGTGCAGGTATTTACGGCTGCCCCCTGAACAGGGTTGTTGAAACATTCCTTGAGACTGCAAAGGCTTTTTCAGCTGAAGCCACAAACCTCAGAGAGATAGCTCTGGTTATCTATGACGAAGAGTCTGCAAGAGTTGCTGCGGAGATTTTCAGGGCTTTTTTCTGA
- the larB gene encoding nickel pincer cofactor biosynthesis protein LarB, with translation MKEEEFQELLKKLDGKKISRIFLSKLSENINIDHLRHLRAGKPEAVLAEFKTKEEVVEIAKNAIEENRPILFTRLNEEQMVELDKLSLNINRKARTARYLKLHENTGKVAIFSAGSSDACVAEEAKETAEFLGLQVLKFYDVGVAGIHRLIEPLEILSEEDVDSIIVVAGMEGALPSVIAGVVDLPVIAVPTSVGYGTNLGGITTLFSMLQSCSSGVTVVNIDNGFGAAVFAYLISRRIRKKP, from the coding sequence ATGAAAGAGGAGGAGTTTCAGGAACTCCTGAAAAAGCTGGACGGGAAAAAAATATCCAGAATATTTCTTTCGAAATTATCCGAGAACATAAACATCGACCATCTGAGGCACCTGAGAGCAGGTAAGCCGGAGGCCGTTCTCGCAGAGTTCAAGACAAAGGAGGAGGTCGTTGAAATCGCGAAAAACGCCATCGAAGAGAATAGACCAATTCTCTTCACCAGGTTGAATGAAGAGCAGATGGTTGAACTGGATAAGCTCAGCCTGAATATCAACAGGAAAGCAAGAACCGCAAGGTATCTGAAGCTTCACGAAAATACAGGAAAAGTGGCCATTTTTTCTGCCGGAAGTTCGGATGCATGTGTTGCTGAGGAAGCAAAAGAAACTGCGGAATTCCTCGGCCTTCAGGTGCTGAAGTTCTACGATGTTGGCGTTGCAGGAATACACAGGCTGATCGAGCCTCTCGAAATTCTGTCTGAAGAGGATGTCGATTCGATCATCGTTGTTGCCGGAATGGAGGGGGCTCTACCGTCGGTGATTGCCGGAGTGGTTGATTTGCCGGTCATAGCCGTACCGACGTCTGTCGGCTACGGTACAAATCTGGGAGGGATTACAACACTATTCTCCATGCTGCAGAGCTGTTCCTCAGGTGTTACTGTTGTAAACATTGACAACGGATTTGGAGCGGCAGTTTTTGCCTATCTCATTTCAAGAAGAATCAGAAAAAAGCCCTGA
- the carB gene encoding carbamoyl-phosphate synthase large subunit, translating to MPKREDIKKILVIGSGPIVIGQAAEFDYSGSQACKALREEGYEVVLVNSNPATIMTDPEMADRTYIEPLTPDVLEKIIERERPDALLPTLGGQTGLNLAVQLYEEGILGRYGVQLIGANIDAIKKAEDRDLFRKAMENIGLDVPRSKIAESVDEALEIADELGYPVVVRPAFTLGGTGGGIAYNRDELREIAERGIELSMINQVLIEESVIGWKEFELEVMRDRADNVVIICSIENFDPMGIHTGDSITVAPAQTLTDQEYQALRDYAIKIIREIGVETGGSNIQFAVHPENGRILAIEMNPRVSRSSALASKATGFPIAKIAAKLAIGYTLDEIPNDITKETPASFEPTIDYVVVKIPRFAFDKFPTADKTLGTQMKSVGEVMAIGRTFEEALQKAIRSLEIGRFGLGADGKDKKPSRDKIIQKLITPNHQRVFYIKYALENGFSVEEIAEITRIDPWFIKKIENIIEVEKELKELAKRYSIDELSPEVLKKAKQYGFSDVQLARIFNTTEKEVRKARKKKGLVSTFKMVDTCAAEFEAKTPYYYSTYESENDAPPTERKKVMILGSGPNRIGQGIEFDYCCVHAVLSAKEEGFETIMVNNNPETVSTDYDTSDRLYFEPITHEDVMDIYENERPEGVFVQFGGQTPLNIARQLEESGARILGTSVDSIDLAEDREKFAEICTRLGIPQPENGIAYSIEEAKSIAGQIGYPVLVRPSYVLGGRAMEIIYDEETLERYIEEAIEVSPEKPILIDKFLEDAIEIEVDALCDGEDVFIGGVMEHIEEAGVHSGDSACVLPPQSVPKHIIDTVIEYTRNLALELGVVGLLNIQYAVKDEKVYILEANPRASRTVPFVSKVTGIPLAKIAAKLMLGKKLRDFNLKERIFPKHVAVKEVVFPFIKLPGVDPVLGPEMKSTGEVMGVDYDFGVAYYKAQLAAGMRLPLEGTVFVSLRKEDRPKIIQAIKKLYEMGFRILATDGTAEFLRKNGIQAEIVLKVSQGRPNIIDKIINREIDFIINTPSGKRGKTEGFMIRRTAVDHGVPYITTVSGAIAAVKGMEAMRRAQMTIKSIQEYHGEFE from the coding sequence ATGCCGAAAAGGGAAGATATCAAGAAAATTCTGGTCATTGGTAGCGGGCCGATAGTGATCGGTCAGGCTGCAGAATTTGATTACTCGGGGAGTCAGGCATGCAAGGCCCTCAGAGAAGAGGGCTACGAGGTTGTGCTTGTCAATTCAAATCCTGCAACGATAATGACGGATCCCGAGATGGCGGACAGAACCTACATTGAGCCGCTCACACCAGATGTGCTTGAAAAGATAATTGAAAGAGAGAGACCCGACGCATTATTACCAACACTTGGCGGTCAAACAGGCCTGAATCTTGCTGTTCAGCTTTACGAGGAGGGGATTCTCGGCCGGTATGGTGTCCAGCTGATAGGTGCAAATATCGACGCAATAAAAAAGGCAGAAGACAGGGACCTCTTCAGAAAGGCTATGGAAAATATAGGGCTCGACGTCCCGAGAAGCAAAATTGCGGAAAGTGTGGATGAAGCTCTTGAAATTGCAGATGAACTTGGGTATCCGGTTGTCGTCAGACCCGCATTCACCCTCGGAGGAACGGGTGGAGGAATCGCCTACAACAGAGATGAGCTTAGAGAGATAGCAGAAAGAGGAATAGAGCTCTCGATGATAAACCAGGTGCTGATAGAGGAGAGCGTGATCGGCTGGAAGGAGTTCGAGCTTGAGGTGATGAGAGATCGGGCAGATAATGTGGTCATCATCTGCTCCATCGAGAATTTCGACCCCATGGGAATACACACCGGAGACAGCATAACGGTCGCTCCTGCCCAGACCCTGACAGATCAGGAATACCAGGCCCTGAGAGATTACGCAATAAAGATAATCAGGGAAATAGGAGTCGAAACAGGAGGAAGCAACATACAGTTCGCAGTACATCCGGAAAACGGAAGAATTCTGGCAATAGAAATGAATCCAAGAGTTAGCAGAAGCTCCGCCCTCGCTTCGAAGGCAACTGGGTTCCCGATAGCAAAGATTGCTGCAAAACTTGCGATAGGATACACGCTTGACGAGATCCCCAACGACATAACGAAAGAGACTCCTGCAAGCTTCGAGCCTACGATAGATTATGTTGTTGTGAAAATCCCCAGATTTGCGTTTGACAAATTCCCTACAGCAGACAAAACCCTCGGGACCCAGATGAAAAGTGTTGGCGAGGTTATGGCAATAGGAAGGACATTTGAGGAGGCTCTTCAGAAAGCCATCAGAAGCCTCGAAATAGGAAGATTCGGCCTCGGAGCCGATGGTAAGGACAAAAAGCCATCAAGAGATAAAATAATTCAAAAACTCATCACTCCCAACCACCAGAGAGTATTTTACATAAAATACGCTCTCGAAAACGGTTTTTCCGTTGAAGAAATTGCAGAGATTACCAGAATAGATCCCTGGTTTATCAAGAAAATCGAAAACATAATTGAAGTCGAAAAAGAGCTGAAAGAGCTTGCAAAAAGGTATTCCATAGACGAGCTTTCCCCTGAGGTTCTTAAGAAGGCCAAACAGTACGGTTTCAGTGATGTTCAGCTTGCACGCATTTTCAACACAACTGAAAAGGAAGTCAGAAAAGCCAGGAAGAAAAAAGGCCTGGTTTCCACATTTAAAATGGTGGACACCTGTGCTGCAGAATTCGAGGCAAAGACTCCGTATTACTACTCCACCTACGAGTCCGAAAACGATGCTCCTCCAACGGAGAGAAAGAAGGTCATGATTCTGGGCAGTGGTCCAAACAGGATTGGTCAGGGTATTGAATTCGACTACTGCTGTGTTCACGCGGTGTTGAGTGCAAAGGAGGAGGGTTTTGAGACAATCATGGTCAACAACAATCCGGAAACCGTCTCAACAGACTACGACACCTCTGACAGGCTTTACTTTGAACCCATAACACATGAAGATGTTATGGACATATACGAGAACGAAAGGCCAGAAGGTGTGTTCGTCCAGTTTGGTGGCCAGACACCGCTCAACATAGCGAGGCAGCTTGAAGAGAGCGGTGCAAGGATTCTTGGCACGTCGGTGGACTCCATAGACCTTGCAGAAGACAGAGAAAAGTTCGCAGAGATATGCACAAGGCTCGGAATACCCCAGCCAGAAAACGGTATAGCGTACAGCATCGAGGAGGCAAAGAGTATAGCTGGACAGATCGGATATCCTGTGCTTGTGAGGCCCAGCTACGTGCTTGGAGGAAGGGCGATGGAAATAATCTACGATGAAGAAACACTCGAAAGATACATTGAAGAGGCCATTGAGGTCAGCCCCGAGAAACCAATCCTCATCGACAAGTTCTTAGAAGATGCGATCGAGATAGAGGTTGATGCCCTCTGCGATGGCGAGGACGTTTTCATTGGAGGAGTGATGGAGCATATTGAGGAGGCTGGAGTCCACAGCGGAGATTCTGCCTGTGTGCTGCCACCTCAGAGTGTTCCGAAACACATAATCGACACGGTGATAGAATACACGAGAAACCTCGCCCTCGAACTGGGAGTTGTTGGACTGCTGAACATTCAGTATGCTGTCAAGGATGAGAAGGTCTACATCCTCGAAGCAAACCCGAGAGCGAGCAGAACTGTTCCATTTGTGAGCAAGGTTACCGGAATCCCGCTCGCCAAAATAGCGGCAAAACTCATGCTCGGGAAAAAGCTCAGAGACTTCAATCTGAAGGAGAGAATATTTCCAAAGCATGTGGCGGTTAAAGAGGTGGTCTTCCCGTTCATCAAACTTCCGGGCGTTGATCCCGTCCTCGGACCTGAAATGAAAAGCACCGGAGAGGTCATGGGTGTGGATTATGACTTCGGCGTTGCATACTACAAGGCCCAGCTTGCCGCAGGAATGAGGCTGCCGCTTGAAGGCACGGTCTTCGTAAGCCTCAGAAAGGAGGACAGGCCGAAAATCATTCAGGCGATCAAAAAATTATACGAAATGGGATTCAGGATACTCGCCACGGATGGTACTGCAGAGTTTCTGAGAAAGAATGGAATTCAGGCAGAGATAGTTCTCAAGGTAAGCCAGGGAAGGCCAAACATCATTGACAAGATAATCAACAGGGAAATCGACTTCATCATAAACACCCCAAGCGGAAAGAGGGGCAAAACGGAGGGATTCATGATAAGAAGAACTGCAGTCGATCACGGCGTGCCGTACATAACAACAGTAAGCGGAGCTATTGCTGCCGTAAAGGGCATGGAGGCAATGAGAAGAGCGCAAATGACCATAAAGAGCATTCAGGAATACCACGGTGAGTTTGAATGA
- the carA gene encoding glutamine-hydrolyzing carbamoyl-phosphate synthase small subunit codes for MVKAYLALEDGTVVEGKAFGAEKDAEGELVFNTAMTGYVEALTDPSYKGQILMMTYPLIGNYGVCREDFESDGVKVEGFVVKELCRHPSNWRSEMSVDDLLKEYDVPGIESVDTRMLTKKTRIYGAMKAVIAVGDSIDREKLVERAKNQPSITELDLVDKVCVTEPKRIEAENQKFEVALIDHGIKNSIVRQLLLRSVSVTLFPYSYPAEKILEHDFDGIFISNGPGDPARVSESVETIKKLAGKLPLAGICLGHQLIARAFNAKTFKLKFGHHGANQPVKDFETGRVFISSQNHGFAVDEKTLPDGFEVTQINLNDMTVEGMRHKEIPLISVQYHPEAGPGPHDTYFFFDEFVKMLRSY; via the coding sequence ATGGTTAAGGCTTATCTCGCCCTTGAAGATGGGACTGTGGTTGAAGGTAAGGCTTTCGGTGCTGAAAAGGATGCCGAAGGAGAGCTTGTGTTCAATACAGCCATGACAGGTTATGTTGAGGCCCTGACAGACCCGAGCTACAAGGGTCAGATCCTCATGATGACCTATCCGCTCATAGGCAATTACGGGGTTTGCAGAGAGGATTTTGAAAGCGACGGGGTCAAGGTGGAAGGTTTTGTTGTCAAGGAGCTTTGCAGGCATCCGAGCAACTGGAGAAGCGAAATGAGTGTTGATGACCTGCTGAAAGAGTACGACGTCCCCGGAATAGAAAGTGTTGATACAAGAATGCTGACCAAGAAGACGAGAATTTACGGAGCAATGAAAGCAGTTATAGCCGTTGGAGACAGCATCGACAGAGAGAAGCTGGTTGAAAGGGCGAAAAACCAGCCCTCAATAACCGAGCTTGACCTTGTGGATAAGGTCTGCGTAACAGAGCCAAAAAGAATTGAAGCAGAAAATCAGAAGTTTGAAGTCGCTTTAATAGATCACGGAATAAAGAACAGCATTGTAAGACAGCTTCTGCTCAGGAGTGTGAGCGTTACCCTGTTCCCGTACAGCTATCCGGCTGAGAAAATACTTGAACACGATTTTGACGGAATATTCATCTCCAACGGGCCCGGGGACCCTGCCAGAGTCTCGGAAAGTGTTGAAACCATAAAGAAGCTGGCAGGTAAGCTCCCGCTTGCGGGCATCTGCCTGGGACACCAGCTCATTGCGAGGGCTTTCAACGCCAAAACATTCAAGCTCAAATTTGGACACCATGGCGCAAACCAGCCTGTAAAGGATTTTGAAACGGGCAGAGTGTTCATATCGAGCCAGAACCATGGATTTGCCGTTGACGAAAAGACCCTGCCTGATGGATTCGAGGTCACCCAGATCAACCTGAATGACATGACGGTTGAGGGGATGAGGCATAAGGAGATACCGCTTATAAGCGTCCAGTACCATCCGGAGGCAGGACCCGGTCCCCACGATACGTACTTCTTCTTCGACGAGTTTGTGAAAATGCTCAGGAGCTATTAG
- the purC gene encoding phosphoribosylaminoimidazolesuccinocarboxamide synthase, with amino-acid sequence MGSVKDLTVIKKPEDDRTGIGRFLFSDRYSVFDYGEMPDLIENKGKALCLISAYFFEILEKDGISTHYIGLVEEEKAKRLDELDGAVNEMEVRLVRVVEPERTGSGYDYSIFKNLNGNYLIPLEVIYRNSLPEGSSVFRRLRKGEIGPEDLGLTEIPTPGSRLEKPVIDFSTKLEDTDRYLRRREALEISGLSEEEFEELAELAEKIDRIITEEVGKAGIENLDGKVEFALDENRKLMLVDAVGTPDECRFSFDGIEMSKEILRKFYRKTEWYRLVEKFKGEENWRGHAGKPPKLPEDLKNAVSEMYMSACNEITGMKFFDTPSLKDVMKKISEFMEVYDG; translated from the coding sequence ATGGGTAGTGTTAAAGACCTGACAGTTATCAAAAAGCCAGAGGATGACAGAACCGGGATCGGAAGGTTTCTTTTTTCAGACCGGTATTCCGTTTTCGACTATGGAGAGATGCCAGATCTCATAGAGAACAAGGGTAAGGCCCTCTGTCTCATATCGGCCTATTTCTTTGAGATTCTTGAGAAGGACGGCATTTCAACCCACTACATCGGTCTGGTTGAAGAGGAAAAGGCAAAGAGGCTCGACGAGCTTGATGGTGCAGTGAATGAGATGGAAGTAAGACTGGTCAGAGTTGTGGAGCCTGAAAGAACCGGCTCGGGATATGATTACAGCATTTTCAAAAATCTGAATGGTAATTACCTCATACCTCTCGAGGTGATCTACAGAAACTCCCTGCCTGAAGGCAGCAGCGTTTTCAGAAGGCTAAGGAAAGGAGAAATCGGTCCCGAGGATCTCGGGCTGACGGAAATACCAACCCCCGGTTCAAGGCTCGAAAAACCGGTTATCGATTTTTCCACCAAGCTTGAGGACACAGACAGGTATCTCAGAAGAAGAGAGGCATTAGAGATCTCGGGATTGAGCGAAGAGGAGTTTGAAGAACTTGCAGAACTTGCTGAAAAAATTGACAGGATTATAACTGAGGAGGTTGGAAAAGCAGGCATAGAAAACCTGGACGGCAAGGTTGAGTTTGCACTGGACGAGAACAGAAAATTAATGCTGGTTGACGCTGTCGGCACACCGGACGAGTGCAGATTCAGTTTCGATGGCATAGAAATGAGCAAGGAAATCCTGAGGAAATTTTACAGAAAAACGGAGTGGTACAGGCTTGTTGAGAAATTCAAAGGGGAGGAGAACTGGAGAGGCCATGCAGGAAAACCGCCCAAACTGCCTGAAGACCTCAAAAATGCCGTTTCGGAGATGTACATGTCTGCCTGCAATGAAATAACCGGAATGAAGTTTTTCGACACGCCCAGTCTGAAGGATGTGATGAAGAAAATTTCCGAGTTTATGGAGGTGTACGATGGTTAA
- a CDS encoding AIR carboxylase family protein produces the protein MKAVIIMGSKSDIDYGKKIAEKLKFFGIDSVLRIASAHKTPEKALKILKEYEDDDVVFVTIAGRSNALSGFADANTFRPVIASPPVSDKFAGMDLLSSINMPSGVAPMLVIYAENTALAVAKIFALKSRKVAEKVKEYQRKKKEEIERADEEAKSI, from the coding sequence ATGAAGGCCGTAATAATTATGGGTTCAAAAAGTGATATTGACTACGGGAAAAAAATAGCTGAAAAGCTGAAATTTTTTGGGATAGACAGTGTCCTGAGAATTGCATCAGCTCACAAAACTCCCGAAAAAGCTCTGAAAATTCTGAAAGAATACGAAGATGATGATGTCGTTTTCGTAACGATTGCAGGGAGAAGCAATGCCCTGAGCGGGTTTGCAGACGCAAACACGTTCAGGCCTGTAATCGCCTCACCACCTGTCAGCGATAAATTTGCAGGTATGGATCTTCTCTCGAGCATAAACATGCCTTCGGGCGTTGCCCCGATGCTCGTAATTTATGCCGAAAATACGGCCCTTGCGGTAGCAAAGATTTTCGCCCTGAAAAGCAGAAAAGTGGCCGAAAAAGTCAAAGAATACCAGAGAAAGAAGAAAGAGGAAATCGAGAGAGCCGATGAGGAAGCAAAAAGTATTTAA
- a CDS encoding helix-turn-helix domain-containing protein, with amino-acid sequence MPDERLARALRARIRRKILKEIMKDEKLSVHEIAERLGISEYNASRHLKLLYDLGILDYEVKHPEKYYFIKLRSLKDLFEVYERVVEELRRMG; translated from the coding sequence ATGCCCGACGAAAGACTGGCAAGGGCGCTGAGGGCAAGAATACGAAGGAAAATCCTGAAGGAGATCATGAAAGACGAAAAGCTCAGCGTGCATGAAATTGCCGAAAGACTTGGTATTTCAGAATACAATGCTTCAAGACATCTGAAACTGCTATACGACCTCGGAATACTGGACTATGAGGTAAAACATCCGGAAAAATACTATTTTATAAAATTGAGGTCTCTGAAGGACCTTTTCGAGGTGTACGAGAGGGTTGTTGAAGAACTCAGGAGGATGGGATGA